In Juglans regia cultivar Chandler chromosome 13, Walnut 2.0, whole genome shotgun sequence, the following proteins share a genomic window:
- the LOC108982679 gene encoding uncharacterized protein LOC108982679 encodes MSGEVGPTINDISFPKEQEYEASKINNKFHPTSPRKVGFLSFRHLNAVALIIILSASGMVNPEDLAFVLFSLFYMYFISKVAFPTLHPSKEPTVFSPQNKLLRIYVLVGAIIGLFLPIAYIVHGIYEDDKKGIEAATPHVFLLASQVFMEGVAFSDRFSLPIRVFVPVCFNTRRIFTIVDWLRSEFSKAEEESGGFKRRSHAGRGLAVANMAFWCFNLFGFLLPVYLPKAFRRYYSGDKV; translated from the coding sequence atgtCCGGCGAGGTTGGTCCAACAATCAATGACATTAGCTTTCCAAAAGAGCAAGAATACGAGGCCTCGAAGATTAATAACAAGTTCCACCCAACCAGTCCACGGAAGGTCGGCTTCCTCTCTTTCCGACATCTCAACGCCGTCGCTCTCATAATCATCCTATCGGCCAGCGGCATGGTAAACCCTGAAGACTTAGCTTTTGTGTTATTTTCCCTCTTCTACATGTACTTTATCTCCAAGGTTGCATTCCCAACCCTCCACCCTTCAAAGGAACCTACAGTCTTTAGCCCTCAAAACAAGCTTCTTCGCATCTACGTACTTGTTGGTGCCATCATTGGTCTTTTCCTCCCTATAGCATACATAGTTCATGGCATCTACGAAGATGATAAAAAAGGAATCGAGGCCGCTACACCGCATGTTTTTCTTCTCGCTAGCCAAGTTTTCATGGAAGGAGTAGCATTCTCGGACAGGTTTTCGTTGCCAATACGTGTGTTTGTGCCGGTTTGCTTTAATACAAGGAGGATCTTTACCATCGTGGACTGGCTGAGGAGTGAGTTCTCGAAGGCTGAGGAGGAGTCGGGAGGGTTTAAAAGGAGATCACATGCCGGCAGAGGGCTTGCCGTTGCTAACATGGCCTTTTGGTGCTTCAATCTTTTTGGGTTCTTGTTGCCCGTCTATCTTCCTAAAGCTTTCAGGAGATATTACTCTGGGGATAAGGTTTGA
- the LOC108982672 gene encoding mitogen-activated protein kinase kinase kinase YODA-like, with product MPSWWGKSSSKEAKKKTSKESFIDTLHRKFKSPSEVKASNRSGGSQRHCSDTVSEKGSRSPLDSRSPSPSKHVARCQSFAERAHAHPLPLPGVHSAGIGHTDSGISISIKPRLEEASKPSVLLPLPRPGCIHGRSNPVDLDGDVVNASVSSESSVDSNDLADSHHHSPQATDFDTGTRAAAGSPSSLKLKDQSSSIAQLNSREGKKPPNLPFSNLSSPTSPKKRPLSSHVPNLQGPYNGAFFSAPDSSMSSPSRSPIRASGCEQGTSSAFCVGKTYPDITFVGSGHCSSPGSGQNSGQNSMSGQIFWQQSWGSPEYSPVRSPRMTSPGPSSRIHSGAVTPIHPRAGGTSTDSQMSWPDDAKQQSHRLPLPPITISNTSPFSHSNSAATSPSVPRSPGRVENPASPGSRWKKGKLLGRGTFGHVYVGFNSESGEMCAMKEVTLFSDDAKSKESAKQLMQEIALLSRLRHPNIVEYYGTKTVGDKLYIYLEYVSGGSIFKLLQDYGQFGELAIRSYTQQILSGLAYLHAKNTVHRDIKGANILVDPIGRVKLADFGMAKHIAGQSCPLSFKGSPYWMAPEVIKNSNGCNLAVDIWSLGCTVLEMATTKPPWSQYEGVAAMFKIGNSKELPAIPDHLSRDGKDFVWRCLQRNPIDRPTAAELLEHPFVKYAAPLERPILGPEPSSPPAGVTNGVKALVIGQARNLSTLDSDRLAFHSSRVPKTGSHVSEIHIPRNISCPVSPIGSPLLRSRSPQHLNERMSPSPISSPRTTSGSSTPLTGGGSGIPFNKLKQSVYLPEDFGSMQKPPNGFYINVPSYHESNPDIFKGIQTEPYIFSELVPGENGVLGKQFGRPAHGELYDGQSVLADRVSRQLLSPSSPLSSRTNGI from the exons atgcctTCATGGTGGGGGAAGTCATCATCCAaagaagcaaagaagaaaacaagCAAGGAAAGTTTCATTGACACATTACACAGAAAGTTTAAGAGTCCATCTGAAGTTAAAGCGAGCAATAGATCAGGAGGGTCTCAAAGGCATTGCAGTGACACAGTTTCAGAGAAGGGGTCTCGATCCCCACTAGATTCAAGATCACCTTCTCCTTCCAAACATGTGGCAAGGTGTCAAAGTTTTGCTGAAAGGGCTCATGCTCATCCACTTCCACTTCCTGGTGTACACTCTGCCGGTATTGGTCATACAGATTCTGGAATTAGTATATCGATAAAACCTAGGTTAGAAGAAGCCTCAAAACCATCAGTGCTTCTGCCTCTTCCGAGACCTGGATGCATTCATGGCAGGTCAAATCCTGTGGATTTAGATGGAGATGTGGTCAATGCTTCTGTTTCTAGTGAGAGTTCCGTTGATAGCAATGACCTAGCTGACTCACATCATCATAGTCCTCAGGCAACTGATTTTGACACTGGGACTAGAGCTGCTGCAGGCAGCCCTTCCAG CTTGAAGCTCAAGGATCAATCCTCTAGCATTGCGCAACTGAActcaagagaaggaaaaaaaccaCCTAACCTTCCTTTCAGTAATCTTTCTTCCCCTACATCACCAAAAAAAAGACCTTTAAGCAGTCATGTGCCAAATCTACAGGGTCCTTATAATGGTGCTTTCTTCAGTGCTCCCGACAGCTCCATGTCAAGTCCTTCCAGAAGTCCAATTAGAGCTTCTGGCTGTGAGCAAGGTACGAGTTCTGCTTTTTGCGTTGGGAAGACTTATCCAGATATCACTTTTGTTGGATCTGGTCACTGCTCCAGTCCAGGTTCAGGTCAAAACTCTGGGCAAAATTCAATGTCAGGACAGATATTTTGGCAACAAAGCTGGGGCAGCCCAGAGTATTCGCCTGTGCGGAGTCCTCGAATGACTAGCCCTGGACCAAGCTCCAGAATCCATAGTGGTGCTGTTACTCCTATTCATCCTAGAGCCGGAGGGACATCCACTGACTCACAGATGAGTTGGCCTGATGATGCGAAACAACAAAGTCACCGTTTACCACTTCCTCCTATAACAATTTCCAATACTTCTCCTTTTTCTCACTCAAATTCAGCAGCAACATCTCCCTCTGTACCACGAAGTCCAGGAAGGGTGGAGAATCCAGCAAGCCCTGGCTCCCGGTGGAAAAAAGGGAAGCTGTTAGGTAGAGGCACTTTTGGACATGTTTATGTTGGTTTTAACAG CGAAAGTGGCGAAATGTGTGCAATGAAGGAGGTCACATTATTTTCTGATGATGCGAAGTCTAAGGAAAGTGCTAAACAATTAATGCAG GAAATTGCTTTGTTGAGCCGTTTACGACATCCAAACATCGTGGAGTATTATGGGACTAAAACG GTGGGTGACAAACTTTATATATACCTCGAGTATGTTTCTGGTGGCTCCATTTTTAAACTTCTCCAAGACTATGGACAATTTGGTGAACTAGCAATTCGGAGTTatactcaacaaatcttgtcaggGCTTGCATATCTGCATGCAAAAAATACTGTTCACAG GGATATTAAAGGAGCAAATATACTCGTAGACCCAATTGGCCGTGTGAAGCTGGCCGACTTTGGGATGGCCAAGCAT ATTGCTGGGCAGTCGTGCCCATTATCATTCAAGGGGAGTCCTTATTGGATGGCACCTGAG GttataaaaaactcaaatgGTTGCAACCTTGCTGTGGATATTTGGAGTCTTGGGTGCACTGTTTTGGAAATGGCTACAACAAAACCACCTTGGAGCCAGTACGAAGGG GTTGCTGCCATGTTTAAGATTGGTAATAGCAAGGAACTCCCAGCAATTCCAGATCACCTCTCAAGAGATGGGAAGGATTTTGTCTGGCGATGTTTGCAACGCAATCCAATCGATCGTCCTACAGCTGCCGAGCTTTTGGAGCACCCTTTTGTGAAATATGCTGCACCATTGGAAAGACCTATTCTGGGCCCAGAGCCTTCATCTCCGCCTGCTGGGGTTACAAATGGAGTGAAAGCTCTG GTCATTGGACAAGCAAGAAATCTTTCCACCTTGGATTCTGATAGACTTGCATTTCACTCATCTAGAGTCCCAAAAACCGGTTCCCATgtcag TGAGATCCATATTCCAAGGAACATATCATGCCCTGTTTCACCTATTGGAAGCCCTCTTTTGCGCTCAAGATCACCACAACACTTGAATGAAAGAATGTCTCCTTCTCCTATATCTAGCCCGCGAACCACTTCAGGCTCATCCACACCTCTCACAGGTGGTGGTAGTGGCATTCCATTTAATAAACTGAAACAGTCAGTTTATTTGCCAGAGGATTTTGGAAGCATGCAAAAGCCCCCAAATGGTTTCTACATCAATGTCCCCTCCTATCACGAGTCAAATCCGGACATATTTAAAGGAATTCAAACGGAGCCTTATATATTCTCAGAACTGGTCCCCGGTGAAAATGGTGTTTTGGGAAAGCAATTTGGAAGGCCCGCTCATGGCGAGTTGTATGATGGACAGTCCGTCTTGGCTGATCGCGTGTCTAGGCAGCTCCTGAGTCCCAGCTCTCCTTTGTCCAGTCGCACCAATGGTATATAA
- the LOC108982669 gene encoding SKP1-like protein 21, translating into MVQALPVRAIKVVDFLVILDEVVAFVCIHWLVGTFENTKGAGTNRSKKKNRRRKDQSKVLHDLSSACHVGEVSNGLFASSSACSKFQDSAVMSFSLKVEFDDGDIDDDIDPALKEELDREVEDFARRLNSDWPERMQEILSLGQERRLITRFLFGGL; encoded by the exons aTGGTTCA AGCATTGCCCGTGCGTGCAATCAAAGTCGTTGATTTCTTGGTGATACTTGATGAAGTTGTTGCTTTTGTCTGCATTCATTGGCTTGTTGGAACATTTGAGA ATACAAAGGGGGCCGGAACCAAcaggagtaaaaaaaaaaatcggaggAGAAAGGATCAATCAAAG GTGTTGCACGATCTTTCTTCTGCTTGCCATGTTGGTGAGGTTAGCAATGGTTTGTTTGCATCTTCCAGTGCATGTTCAAAATTTCAGGATTCTGCAGTTATGAGTTTTTCCCTAAAGGTCGAGTTTGATGATggtgatattgatgatgatataGATCCTGCTTTGAAGGAAGAACTTGACAG GGAAGTGGAGGATTTTGCACGAAGATTGAATTCAGATTGGCCAGAAAGAATGCAAGAAATTTTATCTTTGGGCCAAGAAAGAAGGCTGATTACTCGTTTCTTATTTG GTGGTTTGTAA